In a genomic window of Mageeibacillus indolicus UPII9-5:
- a CDS encoding ABC transporter permease, with protein MKTLVIELKKCKRTGFIALMIAIGVMGAAYAFVNFIVRKNTLLNLPLAPMDILLTQLYGMIMVLNMFGIIVAACIIYNMEFKGNAVKKMHMLPMSVPAMYLCKFMLLTVLLLIAICIQNLALAKIGATDLPQGTFNVSTLISFAAYSFITSMPVLSFMIFVSSRFENMWVTLGIGVAGFLSGLALASSDIVLFMASPFIVMLKPAVAMSAQPNITVVTVSIVETLLFLCSGLWTAKNLHYE; from the coding sequence ATGAAAACGCTTGTAATCGAACTAAAAAAATGCAAGAGAACTGGCTTTATAGCTCTTATGATTGCTATTGGCGTTATGGGTGCAGCGTACGCTTTTGTGAATTTCATTGTACGAAAAAATACATTATTAAACCTGCCTTTAGCTCCTATGGATATTCTTCTTACACAGCTTTACGGCATGATTATGGTGTTAAACATGTTTGGCATAATAGTCGCCGCATGCATTATCTACAACATGGAATTTAAGGGAAATGCAGTAAAAAAGATGCATATGCTACCCATGAGCGTTCCTGCTATGTACCTATGCAAATTTATGCTGCTGACTGTCCTATTACTAATCGCTATTTGCATACAAAATTTAGCACTTGCCAAAATCGGTGCAACAGATTTGCCACAAGGTACGTTTAATGTAAGTACTCTTATATCTTTTGCTGCATATTCATTTATTACGTCAATGCCTGTATTGTCCTTTATGATTTTTGTATCATCACGATTTGAAAACATGTGGGTGACGCTTGGAATTGGTGTAGCAGGATTTTTAAGCGGCCTGGCATTGGCTTCGTCAGACATAGTGCTTTTTATGGCATCACCTTTTATCGTCATGTTAAAACCGGCAGTTGCCATGAGTGCGCAGCCTAATATTACGGTCGTAACCGTATCAATAGTTGAAACACTTCTGTTCTTATGTTCTGGATTGTGGACAGCTAAGAACCTGCACTACGAATAA
- a CDS encoding ABC transporter ATP-binding protein, translated as MNNIVTTEHLTKKYKSFIAVNDVSLHIRKGSIYGFLGPNGAGKSTTMKMLLGLTAPTKGVFTIDGKRFPADRIPILKEIGSFIESPSFYANLTGRENLDIIRRILELPKRAVDDALELVGLSEFGDRLAKKYSLGMKQRLGLAGALLGRPPILILDEPTNGLDPSGIHEIRNLIKSLPYLYDCTILISSHMLSEIELIADDIGILNHGHLLFEGSLDELRQHALRSGFASDKLEDMFLSMIDENNKIRKQSARL; from the coding sequence ATGAACAATATTGTTACAACAGAACATTTAACCAAAAAATACAAATCATTTATTGCTGTTAATGATGTTTCACTTCATATTCGCAAAGGTAGCATTTACGGCTTTCTTGGGCCAAATGGAGCTGGAAAATCTACAACAATGAAAATGCTCCTAGGGCTTACGGCTCCAACAAAAGGTGTATTTACAATCGATGGAAAGCGTTTTCCTGCCGACCGCATACCTATTTTGAAAGAAATAGGCTCGTTTATTGAATCACCATCTTTCTATGCAAATCTAACAGGTAGAGAAAATCTTGACATTATACGCCGCATTTTAGAACTACCTAAGCGTGCAGTTGATGACGCATTAGAATTAGTAGGTCTTTCTGAGTTTGGAGACCGTCTTGCCAAAAAATATTCGCTTGGCATGAAGCAAAGGCTTGGTCTTGCCGGAGCATTGCTTGGTAGACCACCTATTTTAATTTTAGATGAGCCAACAAATGGACTCGATCCATCTGGCATACACGAAATCCGAAATCTGATTAAGTCGCTGCCATATCTTTACGATTGCACGATTCTTATTTCTTCTCATATGCTATCCGAAATTGAGCTTATTGCAGATGATATTGGAATACTTAATCACGGACACTTGTTATTTGAAGGTAGTTTAGATGAACTACGACAGCATGCATTACGATCTGGTTTTGCTTCCGACAAATTGGAAGATATGTTCCTATCCATGATTGATGAAAACAATAAGATCAGGAAGCAGAGTGCAAGACTATGA
- a CDS encoding response regulator transcription factor — translation MNRNDYLLNKHLLLVDDEQELLDMVVSILNEYGFYNITTAKSIRDAVEATQKIRPELAILDVMLPDGNGFELMKQIKQYSDCPILFLTACGEDEDKFKGFDLGADDYIVKPFLPKELTFRIMAILRRSYKSENPIVKLKNSQIDFSSAQVIKNNEHIPLTAKEYDLLSALYRNAGCIVTIDALCEAAWGANPFGYENSLMAHIRRIREKIELNPSQPVSLVTVKGLGYKLIVE, via the coding sequence ATGAATCGGAATGATTATTTATTGAACAAACATCTGCTGCTTGTTGATGATGAGCAGGAACTTCTAGATATGGTTGTATCCATATTAAACGAATACGGTTTTTATAATATAACGACTGCAAAAAGTATAAGAGATGCCGTAGAAGCAACACAAAAAATACGTCCGGAATTAGCAATCCTTGATGTTATGCTCCCCGACGGTAATGGGTTTGAGTTAATGAAGCAGATAAAACAATATAGTGATTGTCCTATTTTATTCCTTACTGCTTGCGGTGAAGATGAAGATAAGTTTAAGGGATTTGACTTAGGAGCAGACGATTATATTGTAAAGCCGTTTCTTCCAAAAGAACTAACGTTTCGCATTATGGCAATTTTAAGACGAAGCTACAAGAGCGAAAATCCCATTGTTAAACTGAAGAATAGTCAGATTGATTTTTCTTCTGCCCAAGTAATAAAAAATAACGAACATATTCCGCTTACAGCCAAAGAATATGATTTACTTTCTGCACTTTATAGAAATGCTGGATGCATTGTGACAATTGATGCACTGTGTGAAGCTGCATGGGGAGCTAATCCTTTTGGATATGAAAATTCTTTAATGGCACATATACGTCGTATCAGAGAAAAAATAGAACTCAATCCATCGCAGCCTGTTTCTTTAGTAACAGTTAAAGGCTTAGGATATAAGCTCATTGTGGAGTAA
- a CDS encoding DUF6553 family protein, with protein MKIVECPRCGGNVQIVRTEQTAVNGDVNRNLSANLSTNANSNKNEFAVTFCGRCGYKLTNEYIAIADNPREAWIYRELHCLYGLERGQGLLEKMAQTLEDFESRKILFEKRFSIKLADIPQIKNKNTVMADKGLYLLNILINCSKQSNFSSKKVAGKNLESLVVFLQKNKVTMSSFKDEVVNLVYLYISLCKSSKKYTSVLFGLGKRKPQSVLNNIWDDLLALKEYYLEPNYDIAYMKCAGEAIVAALNTNEIEEPI; from the coding sequence GTGAAAATAGTTGAGTGTCCGCGTTGCGGTGGAAACGTACAAATTGTTAGAACAGAACAAACAGCTGTGAATGGAGATGTTAACAGAAATCTAAGCGCAAATCTAAGCACAAATGCAAACTCAAATAAAAACGAGTTTGCGGTTACTTTTTGTGGGAGATGCGGATATAAGTTAACCAATGAATATATAGCAATAGCTGATAATCCGCGCGAAGCATGGATATACAGGGAGCTGCATTGTTTATATGGCCTAGAGAGAGGTCAAGGTTTATTAGAAAAAATGGCTCAAACATTGGAGGATTTTGAGAGTCGCAAAATTCTCTTCGAAAAAAGATTCAGTATAAAATTAGCTGATATTCCTCAAATAAAAAATAAAAACACGGTTATGGCGGACAAAGGACTTTACCTATTGAATATACTCATAAACTGTAGTAAACAAAGCAATTTTAGCAGCAAAAAAGTTGCCGGTAAAAACTTAGAGAGTTTGGTAGTTTTCTTGCAAAAAAATAAAGTAACTATGAGCTCATTTAAAGATGAAGTAGTAAATCTTGTTTATTTATACATTTCACTATGCAAATCAAGTAAAAAATACACTTCAGTTTTGTTTGGCTTAGGGAAACGTAAACCTCAATCAGTATTAAATAATATTTGGGATGATTTGCTTGCACTTAAAGAATACTATCTTGAACCAAACTATGATATTGCGTACATGAAATGTGCCGGGGAGGCAATTGTGGCTGCTTTGAATACAAATGAAATTGAGGAACCAATATAG
- a CDS encoding ABC transporter permease, with protein sequence MRFFELLRIEFKKVKRSKIIPLIFIAPLIVVGSGVASLHRYFTPEYTNAWAAMFIQSALVYSYYLLPLSMIVICVMIAGRETSNNGILKMLALPVSRHAISAAKFCVLLFYLLMEMVVFFAVFVIAGLFATRSTGVTETLPIMYLLKWCLDLFLTMIPSVIVMWAITVLFEKSMLSIGLNILLVIPGILIANTPLWIGYPYCYSGYMVSRSLHAVTSTGLGNGFNLIPFLPCAIAISLFVFLIAITQFGKKEMR encoded by the coding sequence ATGAGATTTTTTGAACTTCTTAGAATCGAATTTAAGAAAGTAAAGCGTAGTAAAATTATTCCTTTGATTTTTATTGCCCCACTAATTGTGGTTGGATCCGGGGTAGCAAGCCTTCATAGATACTTCACTCCAGAATATACAAATGCATGGGCTGCTATGTTTATTCAAAGCGCATTAGTCTATTCATACTATTTGCTTCCTCTTAGTATGATTGTTATTTGTGTGATGATTGCAGGACGAGAAACAAGCAATAACGGAATACTTAAAATGCTGGCACTACCTGTTAGCCGACACGCGATTTCTGCTGCAAAATTTTGCGTACTGTTATTTTATTTGCTTATGGAAATGGTCGTATTTTTTGCTGTATTCGTTATAGCAGGACTGTTTGCAACCAGAAGCACAGGAGTTACAGAAACGCTCCCAATTATGTATCTACTAAAATGGTGTTTAGATCTGTTTTTGACTATGATTCCAAGCGTAATAGTCATGTGGGCGATTACTGTACTTTTTGAAAAATCAATGTTATCCATTGGATTAAATATACTTCTTGTAATTCCTGGCATATTAATAGCAAATACTCCACTTTGGATAGGTTATCCTTATTGTTACAGCGGATATATGGTTTCCCGCTCTCTGCATGCAGTTACATCAACAGGATTAGGAAACGGATTTAATCTTATACCATTTTTACCATGTGCAATTGCGATATCTTTGTTCGTTTTTTTGATAGCAATAACACAATTTGGCAAAAAAGAAATGAGATAA
- a CDS encoding hemolysin family protein, whose amino-acid sequence MEDGDSIRFILNKLSFVLKADVSYWWLDIIVLIILILINGFFSATEFSIVSLNNNKIRKLAEEGDKAANKLLKLIKNPSSFLATIQVGVTFAGFFSAALASDKFAERLAVIFDPSGQVHWLRTASMVIITVVLSYFSLVLGELVPKRLAMHNPEGIAIGVGGVLSFFNIILLPFTKLLSISTNLILRLMGLDPNYSETAVTEDEIRLMVDASNETGNIENTEKELIDNVFEFNDTEVSEIMTHRTNVEALPLDADIEQTLKVCCDERFSRIPVYDENIDDIVGILHVKDMLSFMAKHKKQDFALKDLIRQPFVTPEKKSIDALFREMQKNHVQMAIVIDEYGGTAGIITIEDILEELVGNIQDEYDEEDAEIVANADGSYTVDGLAAPDDVSEQIPWFKLDNSEDDCDTMGGYVINLLDRIPDEDEHPSVREGDVNFYVKEMDEKRISKLVLTHLGEAEEQPEKLPEKSDVSPEEKLKAMEIAEYQQKLESVDVAKERNDSGKSARANESENAAANVSDKAETLGKLDNLETADKADKTGKPEKADKAEKTGKLEKADKPEKAGKPEKADKAEKAGKPEKADKLEKAGKPEKAGKADKTGKPEKADKAEKADKAENSDKADNFQK is encoded by the coding sequence GTGGAGGACGGCGACAGTATAAGGTTCATTTTAAACAAATTATCATTTGTTCTTAAAGCGGATGTGAGTTATTGGTGGCTTGATATTATAGTCTTAATTATTTTAATTTTGATTAATGGCTTTTTTTCAGCAACGGAATTTTCAATAGTGTCATTGAATAACAACAAAATAAGGAAATTGGCTGAGGAAGGTGATAAGGCTGCAAATAAATTGCTTAAGCTTATAAAGAATCCCAGTAGCTTTCTGGCGACTATTCAAGTAGGCGTGACTTTTGCGGGCTTCTTTTCAGCTGCCTTGGCTTCAGATAAATTTGCCGAACGTTTAGCGGTGATATTTGATCCTTCGGGTCAAGTTCATTGGTTGCGCACGGCCTCAATGGTGATAATTACCGTTGTTCTTTCTTATTTTTCCCTGGTGCTGGGTGAACTCGTGCCTAAACGCTTGGCGATGCATAATCCTGAAGGAATTGCAATTGGGGTAGGCGGAGTTTTAAGTTTCTTTAATATAATTTTGCTGCCTTTTACTAAATTGTTATCTATTTCTACTAATCTGATTTTGCGGCTGATGGGGTTAGACCCTAATTACAGTGAAACTGCCGTTACCGAAGATGAAATTAGGCTGATGGTTGATGCTTCTAACGAAACGGGTAACATTGAGAACACGGAAAAGGAACTTATTGATAATGTTTTTGAATTTAATGATACTGAAGTTTCGGAGATAATGACGCATAGAACAAATGTTGAAGCTCTCCCTTTGGATGCTGACATTGAACAAACTTTAAAAGTTTGTTGTGATGAGCGTTTTAGTCGAATTCCGGTTTATGATGAGAATATTGACGATATTGTAGGCATTCTTCATGTAAAGGATATGCTTAGTTTTATGGCGAAGCACAAAAAGCAGGATTTTGCATTAAAAGATTTAATTCGTCAGCCGTTTGTTACGCCGGAAAAGAAGTCTATTGATGCACTATTTAGAGAGATGCAAAAAAATCATGTGCAGATGGCGATTGTAATAGACGAGTATGGTGGTACCGCGGGTATTATAACCATTGAAGATATCTTGGAAGAGCTGGTAGGAAATATTCAGGATGAATACGATGAGGAAGACGCTGAAATCGTTGCCAACGCCGACGGTTCTTATACAGTCGATGGATTGGCTGCTCCGGATGATGTGAGTGAGCAAATTCCGTGGTTTAAATTGGATAACAGCGAAGATGATTGTGACACCATGGGTGGGTATGTTATTAACTTGCTTGATAGAATTCCTGATGAAGATGAGCATCCAAGCGTGCGTGAAGGTGATGTTAATTTTTATGTAAAGGAAATGGATGAGAAACGAATATCTAAATTAGTTTTAACCCATTTGGGGGAGGCTGAAGAGCAACCTGAAAAACTACCAGAAAAGAGTGATGTTAGTCCTGAAGAAAAATTAAAAGCCATGGAAATAGCGGAATATCAGCAGAAGCTGGAGTCTGTAGATGTAGCTAAAGAACGCAACGATTCAGGAAAATCCGCAAGGGCAAATGAATCCGAAAATGCTGCTGCTAACGTTTCGGATAAAGCGGAAACCCTCGGCAAGTTGGATAATCTGGAGACGGCCGACAAAGCGGATAAGACTGGCAAGCCGGAGAAGGCCGACAAGGCGGAGAAGACTGGCAAACTGGAGAAGGCCGACAAGCCGGAGAAGGCCGGCAAGCCGGAGAAGGCCGACAAAGCGGAGAAGGCCGGCAAACCGGAGAAGGCCGACAAGCTGGAGAAGGCCGGCAAACCGGAGAAGGCCGGCAAGGCGGATAAGACTGGCAAACCGGAGAAGGCCGACAAGGCGGAGAAGGCCGACAAAGCGGAGAATTCCGACAAGGCGGATAACTTTCAAAAGTAG
- a CDS encoding sensor histidine kinase, which yields MKSIPKLIQRFISIFLLSSVLIVLMNVIAFIVLIGNYAPGKEMSPYSIAKETGEALQLSASGDYALSKNMSSKLTNSGAWAILIDNNTLKVVWKTENVPAGIPNNYTLSDIANLSAGYIEGYPTYTGKNKDGVVVVGFPHNSFWKHTRASWNYSLISNFPQIVLGGLFINVLVILGIYLIANIKLLKSINPITKGIQRLSSGESVHIPETGALSEISSNINSASDILQIQKEQLRKRETARANWIAGVSHDIRTPLSMVMGYAGQLENSLHISQEDRKKATMIIKQSARMKNLINDLNLASKLEYNMQPIMKKEENVVAVVRQVVVDFMNMGMQDEFSIKWETDAEFTVCNTNVDKDLLKRAISNLIQNSISHNENGCTIYVSVAANNDNCIICVEDNGIGASDEKIEKLNHAPHYMICDTSTAEQRHGLGLLIVQQIIRSHNGTAAISKSKHGGLKVSLTIPIN from the coding sequence ATGAAAAGCATACCAAAACTAATACAACGCTTTATAAGTATTTTTCTACTAAGCTCTGTGCTTATAGTATTAATGAATGTTATTGCGTTTATTGTACTTATAGGAAATTACGCACCCGGTAAAGAGATGTCTCCTTATAGCATAGCAAAAGAGACGGGAGAAGCGTTGCAATTATCCGCAAGTGGGGATTATGCATTATCAAAAAATATGTCTTCCAAATTGACAAATTCTGGCGCATGGGCAATTTTGATTGATAATAATACGTTGAAAGTCGTATGGAAAACAGAAAATGTCCCTGCAGGTATTCCAAACAACTATACTTTGTCTGATATAGCTAATTTGAGTGCCGGCTACATTGAGGGTTATCCAACTTACACTGGCAAAAATAAGGATGGAGTTGTTGTAGTCGGATTTCCGCACAACAGCTTTTGGAAACATACGCGAGCAAGTTGGAACTACAGTTTAATCTCAAATTTTCCGCAGATTGTTTTAGGCGGATTATTTATCAACGTTTTGGTTATTCTTGGAATTTATTTAATAGCTAATATAAAACTACTAAAATCAATTAATCCGATTACAAAAGGTATACAACGTTTATCTAGTGGAGAAAGCGTGCATATTCCAGAAACAGGAGCGCTTTCAGAAATTTCATCTAACATAAATTCTGCTTCCGATATTTTGCAAATACAAAAAGAACAATTGAGGAAAAGGGAGACAGCAAGAGCGAATTGGATAGCTGGGGTTTCGCATGATATTCGTACGCCGTTATCTATGGTTATGGGGTATGCGGGACAGCTAGAAAATTCTCTCCATATTTCGCAAGAAGATCGTAAAAAAGCGACGATGATTATTAAGCAAAGTGCCAGAATGAAGAATTTGATTAATGACCTTAATCTGGCTTCAAAACTTGAATACAATATGCAACCAATTATGAAAAAAGAAGAAAATGTTGTTGCTGTTGTTAGGCAAGTTGTTGTGGACTTTATGAATATGGGTATGCAAGATGAGTTTTCGATTAAATGGGAAACGGACGCAGAATTTACTGTTTGCAATACTAATGTAGACAAAGATTTATTAAAACGAGCAATATCTAATCTTATTCAGAACAGCATATCTCATAATGAAAACGGGTGTACGATTTATGTATCCGTTGCTGCAAATAATGATAATTGTATTATTTGTGTTGAAGATAACGGTATAGGGGCTTCAGATGAAAAGATCGAAAAGCTTAATCATGCACCGCACTATATGATTTGCGATACAAGTACTGCAGAGCAACGGCATGGTTTGGGTTTGCTGATTGTTCAGCAGATTATTAGATCTCATAACGGAACGGCTGCGATAAGTAAGAGCAAACACGGTGGGCTTAAGGTATCTCTAACGATACCGATTAATTGA